Proteins found in one Aneurinibacillus uraniidurans genomic segment:
- the mfd gene encoding transcription-repair coupling factor has translation MKGLLETFMHDDEFATIVNGYERGLREQLASGLSGSARQVFFAALYQKIGRPLVIVTHNMYQAQKVHDDLSQFVPGEELWLYPANEMVLSEVAISSPETLSQRLEVLNALSSGKRGILIVPYAGVRRSVVPVEKWRQAQITFTVGGEIDRERFLERMIALGYERVEMVETRGEMSVRGGIIDIFPAYMMHPVRIELFDTEIDSIRTFDSSNQRSIENLQEITVGPTREVFGERDVFLTAAEKVEAHMKMTLPKIKAKQVQESVMEKVGWEIEQLRQGHTFTGIYKYSSFLYPGHHTLLEYMSGQPLIIVDEPSRIVESATQMEKDEAEWKIALIQEGEFLPDVEVSHPIEEILSSKKHPILHVALFLRQVPKTSPQNIVNFTCKTMQNFHGQMNVLKGELERWKKSNTTVIFCAADEERARRLERVFHDYDIEADIVLQPEKALVSRHPVITLGNLQSGFELPMQHLVVITESEVFTQKQRKASKTRKSLSNAERIKSYTELVVGDYVVHVNHGIGKYLGIETLDINGIHKDYLHIKYAGNDKLYVPIEQIDQVQKYVGSEEKEPKVYKLGGTDWKKVKNKVRASVQDIAQDLIKLYAERQQAKGYAFSKDGEEMREFEAMFPYDETDDQLRTIHEIKEDMEMPRPMDRLLCGDVGYGKTEVAIRAAFKSVMDGKQVAVLVPTTILAQQHYETFRERFADYPVTISVISRFRTRKEQTQTLKGVKDGTVDVVIGTHRLLSKDVVFKDLGLLIVDEEQRFGVTHKEKLKRLKTNVDVLTLTATPIPRTLHMSMLGVRDLSVIETPPENRFPVQTYVMEYSASLVREAIERELAREGQVYFLYNQVQGIDQMAEQIRMLVPEAKVVVAHGQMSETELESVMLSFLEGEADVLVSTTIIETGVDIPNVNTLIVTSADRMGLSQLYQLRGRVGRSNRIAYAYFTYQRDKVLTEVAEKRLQAIKEFTELGSGFKIAMRDLSIRGAGNLLGAEQHGFIASVGFDLYSQMLKDAIEELKGEPQKEEEVHPEITITIDAFIPSDYIQDGKQKIEMYKKFAAVASFSDLDDLTEELMDRFGTIPHSVINLLHVAKLRIYARENRIVEIAQKGEAILLTFHEDQTTEVDWSILYDLEGSLSRRISLSRQGQQVVASLKVKGLKSEEIVEQLEMFFVQFNEAKKKTEGEEAADVAN, from the coding sequence ATGAAAGGTCTACTAGAGACCTTTATGCATGATGATGAGTTTGCAACCATCGTTAATGGATATGAAAGAGGATTGCGTGAGCAGCTCGCATCAGGACTCAGCGGCTCAGCGCGTCAGGTGTTTTTTGCTGCGCTATATCAAAAGATAGGGCGGCCACTTGTCATTGTCACGCACAACATGTATCAGGCACAAAAAGTACATGATGATTTAAGCCAATTCGTACCAGGAGAAGAGTTGTGGCTGTATCCTGCAAATGAAATGGTTCTCTCTGAAGTGGCGATTTCAAGCCCGGAAACGCTTAGTCAGCGACTTGAGGTGTTGAATGCGCTCTCAAGTGGGAAGCGTGGGATTTTGATTGTGCCGTATGCCGGTGTGCGTCGTTCTGTAGTGCCAGTGGAGAAATGGCGCCAGGCCCAGATTACGTTTACGGTCGGTGGAGAGATCGACAGAGAACGCTTTTTAGAGCGAATGATTGCACTCGGGTATGAGCGGGTTGAAATGGTAGAGACACGCGGTGAGATGAGTGTGCGTGGTGGAATCATTGATATTTTTCCGGCTTATATGATGCATCCGGTGCGGATTGAGCTATTTGATACCGAAATTGATTCAATTCGTACATTTGATAGTAGCAATCAGCGTTCCATTGAGAATTTGCAGGAGATTACAGTCGGACCGACCCGTGAAGTGTTTGGGGAACGTGATGTTTTCCTTACTGCTGCCGAGAAGGTAGAAGCTCATATGAAAATGACGCTTCCGAAGATTAAGGCAAAACAGGTGCAGGAATCTGTTATGGAGAAGGTCGGTTGGGAAATCGAGCAGCTGCGTCAGGGACATACTTTTACTGGAATCTATAAATATAGTTCGTTTTTATATCCAGGGCACCATACACTGCTAGAGTATATGAGTGGCCAGCCCTTGATTATTGTGGATGAGCCGTCTCGTATTGTAGAATCTGCGACCCAGATGGAGAAAGACGAAGCGGAATGGAAAATAGCACTTATTCAGGAAGGAGAATTCCTTCCCGATGTAGAGGTATCTCATCCTATAGAAGAGATTCTTTCATCGAAAAAGCACCCGATTTTGCATGTTGCGCTATTCTTACGACAAGTTCCGAAAACAAGCCCACAAAATATCGTGAACTTTACTTGCAAAACCATGCAGAACTTCCATGGTCAGATGAATGTGCTAAAAGGTGAGCTAGAGCGCTGGAAGAAATCGAACACGACCGTTATATTTTGTGCAGCAGATGAGGAACGCGCCCGTCGTCTCGAACGTGTATTCCACGATTATGACATAGAAGCAGATATTGTACTTCAGCCGGAGAAGGCGCTAGTAAGCAGGCATCCGGTCATTACGCTTGGTAATCTACAGAGCGGGTTCGAGCTCCCGATGCAGCATCTTGTTGTGATTACAGAAAGCGAAGTATTCACACAAAAGCAACGTAAGGCGTCCAAAACTCGTAAAAGCTTAAGCAACGCCGAGCGGATCAAAAGCTACACAGAGCTTGTGGTTGGCGATTATGTTGTGCATGTGAATCATGGGATTGGGAAGTATCTCGGGATTGAGACACTTGATATTAACGGGATTCATAAAGATTACCTTCATATTAAGTACGCAGGCAATGATAAGCTGTATGTGCCGATTGAACAGATCGATCAGGTGCAAAAGTATGTCGGCAGTGAAGAAAAAGAGCCGAAAGTATATAAGCTTGGCGGTACAGACTGGAAGAAAGTTAAAAATAAAGTACGGGCATCCGTTCAAGATATTGCGCAAGACTTAATTAAACTGTATGCCGAGCGTCAGCAGGCAAAAGGCTATGCCTTCAGTAAAGATGGAGAAGAAATGCGCGAGTTCGAAGCGATGTTTCCGTATGATGAGACAGATGATCAGCTGCGTACGATTCACGAGATAAAAGAAGATATGGAAATGCCCCGTCCGATGGATCGCCTGCTGTGTGGAGATGTGGGGTATGGGAAGACAGAGGTGGCCATTCGTGCTGCTTTTAAGTCTGTAATGGATGGCAAGCAAGTAGCCGTGCTTGTGCCTACCACGATTCTGGCACAGCAGCATTATGAGACATTCCGAGAGCGTTTTGCGGACTATCCAGTTACGATCTCCGTAATTAGCCGCTTTCGTACCCGCAAGGAACAGACGCAGACGCTTAAAGGTGTGAAAGATGGAACGGTTGATGTTGTGATCGGGACACATCGTCTGCTGTCTAAGGATGTTGTATTTAAAGATCTTGGTCTGCTTATTGTGGATGAAGAGCAGCGCTTCGGTGTAACGCATAAAGAAAAGCTGAAGCGCTTGAAAACAAACGTCGATGTACTGACACTGACGGCAACACCAATTCCACGTACGCTTCACATGTCCATGCTCGGTGTGCGGGACCTGTCCGTTATTGAGACACCGCCGGAGAATCGGTTCCCGGTGCAGACGTACGTAATGGAATATAGCGCAAGTTTAGTACGGGAAGCAATTGAGCGCGAACTTGCACGTGAAGGTCAAGTGTATTTCTTATATAATCAAGTACAGGGTATCGATCAGATGGCCGAGCAGATTCGAATGCTTGTGCCGGAAGCGAAAGTAGTGGTGGCTCACGGTCAAATGAGTGAAACGGAACTCGAATCGGTCATGCTCAGCTTTCTGGAAGGAGAAGCGGATGTACTGGTTAGTACCACGATTATTGAAACCGGTGTTGATATTCCAAATGTAAACACATTGATTGTCACAAGTGCCGACCGAATGGGCTTATCTCAGTTGTATCAGCTGCGGGGGCGTGTCGGACGCTCCAATCGAATTGCCTATGCATATTTCACGTATCAGCGTGATAAAGTGCTGACAGAAGTAGCAGAGAAACGTCTACAGGCGATTAAAGAATTCACGGAACTTGGTTCTGGCTTTAAAATTGCAATGCGTGACTTGTCCATTCGGGGTGCGGGCAACCTGCTTGGCGCTGAACAGCATGGCTTTATCGCATCAGTTGGTTTTGATTTATATAGCCAGATGCTTAAGGATGCCATCGAAGAGCTTAAAGGGGAGCCGCAAAAAGAAGAAGAGGTTCACCCTGAGATTACGATTACCATTGATGCGTTTATTCCGTCTGATTACATTCAGGACGGTAAACAAAAAATCGAAATGTATAAGAAATTTGCAGCCGTGGCTTCATTTAGCGATCTTGATGATTTGACAGAGGAGCTGATGGATCGATTTGGTACGATTCCACACAGTGTAATCAATCTTTTGCATGTAGCTAAGCTGCGTATATATGCGCGTGAAAACCGAATCGTGGAGATTGCCCAGAAGGGAGAAGCTATTCTTCTGACATTCCATGAAGATCAGACAACGGAAGTGGACTGGAGTATTTTGTATGACTTGGAAGGTTCGTTGTCGCGCCGCATCTCATTGTCACGTCAGGGGCAACAAGTAGTAGCCAGTTTGAAGGTAAAAGGGTTAAAATCAGAAGAGATTGTAGAACAACTGGAAATGTTTTTTGTACAATTCAATGAAGCCAAAAAGAAAACAGAAGGTGAGGAAGCAGCAGATGTGGCAAATTAA
- a CDS encoding anti-sigma-F factor Fin, which produces MTIRYICPHCTAIHAVITHPEATEQRLGFDSLTEAERKHIISYEANGDMIASVTCEFCSEAIERYPELAYPLQ; this is translated from the coding sequence ATGACCATACGCTATATTTGTCCGCATTGTACTGCTATTCATGCTGTTATTACACATCCAGAAGCCACAGAGCAGCGCCTGGGCTTTGATTCCTTGACCGAGGCAGAGAGGAAACATATAATTAGCTATGAAGCGAACGGGGATATGATAGCCAGTGTCACATGCGAATTTTGCAGTGAAGCGATTGAGCGCTATCCAGAGCTTGCATATCCTCTGCAATAA
- the pth gene encoding aminoacyl-tRNA hydrolase, with protein sequence MKVIVGLGNPGREYEMTRHNVGFWAIDCLADEWGITLNQGKFKGLIGEGRVGSEKVILVKPLTYMNLSGECVAPLLNFYKLDPEEDLLVIYDDLDLPCGKIRLRTKGSAGGHNGIKSLIAHLGTQEFKRIKVGIDRPEPGRKVVDYVLGTFPSEQKADVEEAVKRAADASKAWTEISFLRVMNQYNG encoded by the coding sequence ATGAAAGTTATTGTAGGATTGGGTAATCCAGGTCGTGAATATGAGATGACACGACATAATGTAGGTTTCTGGGCGATTGATTGTTTAGCAGATGAATGGGGAATTACGCTGAATCAAGGTAAGTTTAAGGGACTGATTGGAGAAGGGCGTGTAGGAAGTGAGAAGGTCATCCTCGTCAAGCCGCTGACGTATATGAATTTATCCGGTGAATGTGTGGCACCCTTGCTGAATTTTTACAAACTTGATCCTGAAGAAGACTTACTGGTGATTTATGATGATCTTGATCTACCCTGTGGTAAAATTCGTCTTCGTACGAAAGGGAGTGCAGGCGGACATAATGGCATTAAGTCATTGATTGCCCATCTGGGGACGCAAGAGTTCAAACGCATTAAGGTGGGGATTGATCGTCCTGAGCCTGGACGCAAAGTCGTTGATTATGTTCTCGGTACATTCCCGTCGGAGCAGAAAGCAGACGTTGAAGAGGCTGTCAAACGAGCCGCAGATGCATCAAAAGCATGGACAGAGATTTCGTTCCTGCGCGTAATGAACCAGTACAATGGGTAA
- a CDS encoding ribose-phosphate diphosphokinase — protein sequence MANYRDPKLKVFTCNANPALAKEIVDHIGLPMGNAQVIHFSDGEVQIKLNESVRGADVFVIQSTSAPVNEHLMELLVMVDALKRASAKSINVVIPYYGYARQDRKARARDPITAKLVANLIETAGAHRVITMDLHATQIQGFFDIPVDHLLGVPILGQHFAEKNLEDIVVVSPDHGGVTRARKLAERLEAPIAIIDKRRPEPNVAEVMNIVGNIEGRTAIIIDDIIDTAGTITLAANALMEAGAKAVYACCTHPVLSGPAIERIENSSIKELIVTNTIPLGPEKQSEKIKALSVAPIIGEAIIRVHEELSVSKLFD from the coding sequence ATGGCGAATTATCGCGACCCGAAGTTGAAAGTCTTTACGTGTAATGCAAACCCGGCTCTGGCAAAAGAAATCGTAGATCATATTGGTCTTCCGATGGGAAATGCACAGGTTATCCATTTTAGTGACGGGGAAGTACAGATTAAGCTAAACGAAAGTGTTCGCGGTGCGGACGTATTCGTCATTCAGTCCACAAGTGCACCGGTTAATGAGCACCTAATGGAGCTGCTCGTTATGGTGGATGCATTAAAACGTGCATCTGCTAAAAGCATCAACGTTGTTATTCCATATTATGGATATGCTCGTCAAGATCGTAAAGCTCGCGCTCGTGATCCGATCACAGCGAAGCTGGTAGCGAACTTGATTGAAACAGCTGGGGCACATCGTGTCATTACTATGGACCTCCATGCCACTCAAATTCAAGGTTTCTTCGATATTCCGGTTGATCACCTGCTTGGTGTTCCGATTCTTGGTCAGCATTTTGCAGAGAAAAATTTGGAAGATATTGTGGTTGTATCGCCTGATCATGGTGGTGTAACACGTGCGCGGAAACTGGCTGAACGCCTGGAAGCACCAATTGCGATTATCGATAAACGCCGCCCGGAACCGAACGTGGCAGAAGTTATGAATATCGTAGGTAACATTGAAGGCAGAACAGCGATCATCATCGATGACATCATCGATACAGCAGGTACGATTACACTGGCTGCGAATGCATTGATGGAAGCTGGAGCAAAAGCTGTGTATGCGTGCTGTACACACCCTGTACTGTCTGGTCCAGCCATCGAGCGTATTGAGAACTCAAGCATCAAAGAATTGATTGTAACGAACACGATTCCGCTCGGACCGGAAAAACAGAGTGAAAAAATCAAGGCACTTTCGGTTGCGCCGATTATTGGGGAAGCGATTATTCGCGTCCATGAAGAACTGTCAGTAAGTAAGCTGTTTGACTAA
- the glmU gene encoding bifunctional UDP-N-acetylglucosamine diphosphorylase/glucosamine-1-phosphate N-acetyltransferase GlmU — protein MSDKFAVVLAAGQGTRMKSKLYKVLHPVCGKPMVQHVVDNLQELNANRIVVVVGHGAEKVQEQLGTHVEYVMQEQQLGTAHAVMQVAPLLEDAPGTTLVLSGDEPLISADTLAKLTADHEASGAAGTILTRIMDNPTGYGRIIRNAHGQVERIVEQKDANEEEQRVQEINTGTYCFDNQKLFAALKKVDNKNAQGEFYLTDVIEILQKDGQSIEASVTDEVTIGVNDRVALAKAEAMMRIRILEAHMRAGVTLIDPQNTYIETNVVIGRDTVIYPGTLIGAGTVIGEDCIIGPNSQLMNCEVGDRVHIKQSVLMDSRIDSDATVGPFAYVRPNSHVGEGAKVGDFVELKNTTLGKGSKVSHLTYLGDAEIGADVNVGCGTVTVNYDGVKKYKTVVKDGSFVGCNTNLVAPVTVGEGAYIAAGSTINQDVPDGALAIARTRQTNKENYASKIIKK, from the coding sequence ATGTCAGATAAATTTGCGGTCGTATTAGCTGCCGGACAGGGCACACGAATGAAATCGAAGCTGTACAAAGTGCTGCACCCCGTTTGCGGCAAGCCGATGGTTCAGCACGTTGTGGATAACCTGCAAGAGCTGAACGCAAACCGCATTGTTGTAGTGGTTGGGCATGGAGCGGAGAAAGTACAGGAGCAGCTTGGCACGCATGTTGAGTATGTCATGCAGGAGCAGCAGCTCGGAACAGCACACGCAGTTATGCAGGTTGCCCCTCTCTTGGAAGATGCGCCGGGGACTACCCTTGTGCTTTCCGGAGACGAGCCTCTCATTAGCGCGGATACATTAGCAAAGCTTACAGCAGACCATGAAGCGAGCGGAGCTGCCGGAACGATTCTAACCCGGATTATGGACAATCCAACCGGGTACGGACGTATTATTCGTAATGCACACGGACAAGTGGAGCGTATTGTAGAGCAGAAAGATGCGAATGAAGAAGAGCAGCGTGTTCAGGAGATTAACACGGGAACATATTGCTTTGATAACCAAAAGTTGTTCGCGGCACTGAAGAAAGTAGATAATAAAAATGCCCAAGGTGAATTTTACCTGACTGATGTAATTGAAATTCTACAGAAGGACGGTCAAAGCATTGAAGCATCTGTTACAGATGAAGTCACCATTGGGGTGAATGATCGTGTAGCGCTTGCAAAAGCGGAAGCGATGATGCGCATCCGAATTCTGGAAGCTCATATGCGTGCAGGTGTGACCCTTATTGATCCACAGAATACGTATATCGAGACGAATGTAGTAATTGGTCGGGATACTGTGATTTACCCGGGTACGTTGATTGGAGCCGGTACGGTCATCGGGGAAGATTGTATAATTGGACCGAACTCACAACTTATGAATTGTGAAGTAGGAGATCGCGTTCACATTAAGCAGTCGGTATTAATGGACAGCCGCATTGACAGCGATGCAACGGTTGGACCATTTGCGTATGTGCGCCCGAACTCACATGTAGGCGAGGGTGCTAAGGTTGGCGATTTCGTCGAACTGAAAAATACGACACTTGGCAAAGGCAGCAAAGTTTCACATCTTACTTATCTTGGAGATGCGGAGATCGGTGCTGATGTAAATGTTGGATGCGGTACAGTAACGGTGAATTATGATGGCGTGAAGAAGTATAAGACGGTTGTAAAAGACGGTTCTTTCGTTGGCTGTAATACCAATCTGGTAGCGCCTGTCACAGTGGGAGAAGGAGCATATATTGCTGCGGGTTCCACAATTAATCAGGATGTTCCCGATGGTGCACTTGCTATCGCTCGTACACGTCAGACGAACAAAGAAAATTATGCAAGCAAAATTATAAAGAAATAA
- the spoVG gene encoding septation regulator SpoVG produces MEVTDVRLRRVNTDGRMKAICSITIDNEFVVHDIRVIDGNNGMFVAMPSKRTPEGEFRDIAHPISSSTREKIQAAVLAEYERVGEVTESEELVEEGA; encoded by the coding sequence ATGGAAGTGACGGACGTAAGACTCCGCCGCGTCAACACAGATGGACGCATGAAAGCGATCTGTTCCATTACGATCGATAATGAATTCGTGGTTCATGACATCCGCGTTATCGATGGTAACAACGGTATGTTTGTGGCAATGCCGAGCAAACGTACGCCAGAAGGGGAATTCCGCGACATCGCGCATCCAATCTCTTCGTCTACTCGCGAAAAGATTCAAGCCGCTGTACTGGCTGAATACGAACGTGTAGGGGAAGTCACAGAGAGTGAAGAACTCGTAGAAGAGGGCGCGTAA
- a CDS encoding RidA family protein, translated as MQSISTTKAPAAIGPYSQAIKAGDLIFTSGQIPLTAEGELVAGDITAQTHQVFANLKEVLAAAGATLNDVVKVTVFVKNIEDFGTINEVYGQYFNEHRPARSLVEVARLPKDVGIEIELVASVAR; from the coding sequence ATGCAATCCATCTCAACCACAAAAGCACCAGCGGCTATCGGACCGTATTCACAGGCAATTAAAGCAGGGGACCTGATTTTTACATCAGGACAGATTCCGTTGACAGCAGAAGGGGAGCTTGTAGCTGGTGATATTACGGCTCAGACGCATCAAGTGTTTGCGAATCTGAAAGAAGTGCTGGCAGCGGCTGGCGCGACGCTAAATGATGTTGTAAAAGTAACAGTTTTTGTTAAAAATATTGAGGACTTCGGAACAATTAATGAAGTATACGGCCAGTATTTCAATGAGCATCGCCCGGCCCGTTCCCTCGTAGAAGTAGCTCGCCTTCCAAAAGATGTGGGAATCGAGATCGAATTAGTTGCTTCTGTGGCTAGATAA
- the purR gene encoding pur operon repressor, protein MNKLRRSARLVDMTQHLLARPHKLIPLTYFAEQYGAAKSSISEDLSIIKELFETEGIGLLKTVAGAAGGVKYIPQMNKEVACKAVNKLKEKLEGPGRLLPGGYLYMADLLGDPEALAEIGKVFASIFADAEADYVMTVETKGIPLAYAAAAYLNVPVVIVRRYSKVTDGSVVSINYVSGSSKRIQTMSLARRSLPENSKVLIIDDFMKAGGTIQGMIDLLAEFKAQVVGVGVLMETSDVEERLVDEYVSLLKMKEMDIRDKEIKLELGNRFV, encoded by the coding sequence ATGAATAAATTGCGCAGAAGTGCCCGCCTCGTTGATATGACGCAGCACCTACTTGCTCGCCCGCATAAGTTGATCCCATTAACATACTTTGCGGAACAGTATGGAGCGGCCAAATCTTCTATTAGTGAAGATTTATCCATCATCAAAGAGTTATTCGAGACAGAAGGGATTGGGTTGCTGAAGACAGTAGCCGGAGCGGCAGGCGGTGTGAAATATATTCCACAAATGAATAAAGAAGTAGCCTGCAAAGCTGTAAATAAGCTAAAAGAAAAGTTAGAAGGACCAGGACGCTTGCTCCCAGGTGGCTATTTGTATATGGCTGATTTGCTTGGTGACCCGGAAGCACTTGCGGAAATTGGCAAAGTATTTGCTTCTATTTTTGCCGACGCGGAAGCAGATTATGTAATGACAGTGGAAACAAAGGGAATTCCGCTCGCTTATGCGGCGGCTGCATACCTGAATGTACCGGTGGTGATCGTGCGCCGTTATAGCAAGGTGACCGATGGTTCGGTCGTAAGTATTAACTATGTATCCGGGTCCAGCAAACGAATCCAGACGATGTCACTGGCACGTCGCAGTCTGCCTGAGAATTCTAAGGTCCTCATTATTGATGACTTCATGAAAGCCGGCGGTACGATTCAGGGAATGATCGACCTGCTTGCAGAATTTAAGGCCCAGGTTGTAGGGGTCGGTGTGCTGATGGAGACGTCAGATGTGGAAGAACGGTTAGTAGATGAGTATGTTTCGCTGCTAAAGATGAAAGAAATGGATATACGAGATAAAGAAATTAAGCTTGAACTTGGAAATCGATTTGTATAA
- the ispE gene encoding 4-(cytidine 5'-diphospho)-2-C-methyl-D-erythritol kinase: MEGKKIQVKEARLMVKAPAKINLTLDVLARRPDGYHEIEMVMTTIDLADRLTITTLAEDRIVLDCTVSYLPLDERNHVYQAARLIKEQFGIQQGVHIHIDKQIPIAAGLAGGSSDAAATIRGLNRLWNLGMSLETMADLGSRIGSDVSFCVYGGTALARGRGEKIEKLPSPPPCWVILAKPPIGVSTAEVYGALKVSELTDGCRSEQMMKAIAEQNFSGICRALGNHLESVTLAMHPQVQQIKERMRRFGADGVLMSGSGPTVFALTDRESRMNRIYNGLRGFCKEVYAVRILGENNG, encoded by the coding sequence ATGGAAGGGAAGAAAATCCAGGTGAAAGAAGCACGCCTTATGGTAAAAGCTCCGGCTAAAATCAATCTGACACTTGATGTGTTAGCGCGACGTCCGGATGGATATCATGAAATTGAAATGGTCATGACAACAATCGATCTTGCAGACCGTTTGACGATTACGACACTGGCAGAAGATCGGATTGTGCTGGATTGCACAGTAAGCTACCTGCCGCTTGATGAACGCAATCATGTCTATCAGGCTGCACGCCTGATCAAAGAGCAGTTCGGTATCCAGCAGGGTGTGCATATTCATATTGATAAGCAGATTCCGATTGCGGCGGGGCTTGCAGGCGGCAGCAGTGATGCAGCTGCTACCATTCGCGGATTAAACCGCCTATGGAACTTAGGGATGAGCCTGGAGACAATGGCTGATCTTGGATCGCGTATCGGTTCGGATGTCTCATTCTGTGTATATGGAGGAACGGCACTTGCTCGTGGGCGAGGAGAAAAAATTGAGAAGCTCCCATCTCCCCCACCGTGCTGGGTTATTCTTGCCAAGCCTCCGATCGGGGTCTCGACTGCAGAAGTGTACGGAGCGCTTAAAGTATCGGAATTAACGGATGGATGTCGCTCGGAACAGATGATGAAGGCGATTGCCGAACAGAATTTTTCAGGGATTTGTCGTGCGCTAGGCAATCATCTGGAGTCAGTTACGCTTGCGATGCATCCGCAGGTACAACAGATTAAAGAGCGTATGCGCCGCTTTGGAGCGGACGGGGTATTGATGTCTGGAAGTGGACCCACGGTTTTTGCATTAACGGATCGGGAGTCCCGTATGAATCGCATTTATAACGGACTTCGCGGGTTTTGTAAGGAAGTATATGCCGTTCGGATTCTCGGGGAAAATAACGGGTAG
- a CDS encoding small, acid-soluble spore protein, alpha/beta type, producing the protein MGRRRGIMSEQFKTELAKDLGFYDTVQKEGWGGITTRDAGNMVKRAIQLAEEALAKQKS; encoded by the coding sequence ATGGGACGCAGAAGAGGCATAATGTCCGAGCAGTTCAAGACTGAATTAGCAAAGGATTTAGGCTTTTATGATACGGTACAAAAAGAGGGATGGGGCGGGATCACAACCCGGGATGCCGGGAACATGGTGAAGCGTGCCATCCAGTTGGCCGAAGAAGCGCTCGCAAAACAAAAATCCTGA
- the veg gene encoding biofilm formation stimulator Veg, producing MARNTLQDIKRSLDSHIGERILLRANGGRRKTVERMGVLEETYPSVFIVKLDEDKHSFERVSYSYADVLTETVELMICRSDENIRIALEQ from the coding sequence ATGGCGAGAAATACGTTACAGGATATAAAACGTAGTTTGGATAGCCACATCGGAGAACGCATATTGCTTCGTGCGAACGGTGGCCGTCGCAAGACCGTGGAGAGGATGGGTGTACTCGAAGAGACATATCCATCCGTATTTATTGTTAAGCTGGATGAGGACAAGCATTCGTTTGAACGCGTTTCCTACAGCTATGCAGATGTGCTTACTGAAACAGTAGAACTCATGATTTGCCGCAGTGACGAAAACATCCGTATTGCCCTTGAACAGTAG
- the yabG gene encoding sporulation peptidase YabG, which yields MANSLQIGDRVVRKSYGGDVLFQIIDIQQDGKMCSLIGVDFRLLADAPLADLIKVDPEQEERLREVCRRKHEEAMRMIQQTRPGAREQNVWRQINHTGEMGGSFDWPGRVLHLDGDRNYLRKCLAVYAEMKVPADGYYLPEREFPVHVIPLLEKHRPDILVLTGHDAYQSRRGSADDLNNYRHSRFFVEAVGKARIFQQCKDSLVIFAGACQSHFEAILSAGANFASSPKRINIHTLDPVYIAEQVAYTSIQRPVSVYDMVKHTITGIEGVGGIETRGCFRLGIPKNLRSQVGEA from the coding sequence ATGGCCAATAGTTTGCAGATTGGTGATCGGGTCGTGCGTAAATCGTACGGGGGAGACGTGTTATTTCAAATCATTGATATCCAGCAGGACGGCAAGATGTGTTCTCTTATCGGGGTAGACTTCCGACTGCTTGCTGATGCACCGCTTGCTGATCTCATAAAAGTCGATCCGGAACAGGAAGAGCGGCTGCGTGAGGTATGCCGCCGGAAGCATGAAGAGGCGATGCGGATGATTCAGCAGACGCGACCGGGGGCACGGGAGCAGAATGTATGGCGGCAGATTAATCATACGGGGGAGATGGGAGGGTCATTTGACTGGCCGGGTCGGGTGCTACATCTCGACGGGGATCGGAATTATCTTCGTAAGTGTCTTGCCGTATACGCGGAAATGAAAGTGCCTGCGGATGGGTATTATTTGCCGGAAAGAGAATTTCCTGTGCACGTTATCCCGCTCTTAGAGAAGCACCGTCCGGACATTCTGGTACTGACCGGACATGATGCCTATCAATCGCGACGGGGATCGGCTGATGATCTGAATAACTACCGTCATTCCCGCTTTTTTGTAGAGGCAGTGGGAAAGGCTCGTATATTCCAGCAGTGCAAAGATAGCCTTGTGATTTTTGCGGGTGCGTGCCAGTCTCATTTCGAAGCGATTCTGAGTGCCGGGGCTAACTTTGCTAGTTCACCGAAGCGTATTAATATTCATACACTGGATCCTGTATACATAGCGGAGCAGGTAGCCTATACATCCATTCAGCGGCCAGTGAGTGTATACGACATGGTGAAACATACGATTACAGGAATTGAAGGAGTGGGCGGGATTGAAACCCGCGGGTGCTTTCGTCTCGGTATTCCGAAAAACCTCAGATCCCAGGTAGGAGAAGCGTAG